A genomic window from Chitinophagaceae bacterium includes:
- a CDS encoding alpha-1,4-glucan--maltose-1-phosphate maltosyltransferase — MQGKLRVNIENLTPEIEGGRYSIKRIAGERVTLEADIFSDGHDEMNARIAYKHSKASGWKHVAMEATGNDQWKGSFVVEEMGFWDFRIQAWVDHAMTWQHDLKKRVKGKQQVAVELLIGANHLEKMLMKATKREKTEIAKVVALFRDEKKYERAVEEGLSEKVAQWIRKYPDDAIISEYPVAGKVFADRKKAGFSTWYELFPRSTSTILGKHGDFKDVEKVLPRLEEMGIDVLYLPPIHPIGVSNRKGKNNATVAKKGEYGSPWAIGSMDGGHKSISKELGTLEDFQSLIRTAATHGIEIALDYALQCSPDHPYVKQHPEWFTWRPDGTVQYAENPPKKYQDVLPINFETDDWENLWKELKSIVDFWIEQGVKIFRVDNPHTKAFPFWEWLIREIKEQHPEVLFLAEAFTRPKVMQLLGKIGFSQSYTYYTWRNTKHEIIEYMNDLTQTEMREYFRPNFWPNTPDINPYMLQSGLESQFITRFFMAATLSSNYGFYGPVYEMMVHDAIPGKEEYLNSEKYEVKWWDWEATNKLKELIAIVNEARYENEALQQTNNIQFCETSNDKLIAFFKQNDHGTNSMLMVVNLDPYYKQGGNIKVPLHRFGKSDYIAYVVHDLINDTSYTWSREWNYVELDPYVMPCHLFRIEEV; from the coding sequence ATGCAAGGAAAATTACGTGTAAACATTGAAAACCTTACTCCTGAAATCGAAGGTGGAAGGTACAGCATCAAACGCATCGCTGGAGAACGGGTTACGCTGGAAGCAGATATTTTCTCCGATGGTCATGATGAAATGAATGCCCGTATCGCTTACAAACATTCGAAAGCTTCCGGATGGAAACATGTTGCCATGGAAGCAACCGGTAACGATCAGTGGAAAGGAAGTTTTGTAGTGGAAGAAATGGGATTCTGGGATTTCAGGATACAGGCCTGGGTAGATCATGCAATGACCTGGCAACATGATCTCAAAAAGCGGGTGAAGGGAAAACAACAGGTGGCTGTTGAGTTGCTCATCGGTGCCAATCACCTCGAGAAGATGCTGATGAAAGCAACGAAAAGAGAAAAAACGGAAATCGCAAAAGTGGTGGCACTCTTTCGCGATGAAAAGAAATACGAAAGGGCAGTAGAAGAAGGATTAAGTGAAAAGGTGGCACAATGGATCAGAAAGTATCCTGATGATGCCATCATCTCTGAATATCCCGTTGCAGGAAAGGTTTTTGCCGACCGGAAAAAAGCCGGCTTCAGTACCTGGTATGAATTGTTTCCACGATCAACCTCCACTATACTCGGAAAGCATGGCGATTTCAAGGATGTAGAGAAGGTATTGCCGCGGTTGGAGGAAATGGGAATTGATGTCTTGTACCTCCCGCCTATTCATCCTATTGGTGTTTCCAACAGGAAAGGAAAAAATAATGCAACGGTTGCGAAGAAAGGAGAATATGGTTCACCCTGGGCAATTGGTTCAATGGACGGCGGACATAAATCCATCAGCAAAGAGTTGGGAACTTTAGAAGATTTTCAATCACTCATAAGAACAGCTGCAACGCATGGTATTGAAATCGCACTGGATTATGCATTGCAATGCTCACCTGATCATCCTTATGTAAAACAACATCCCGAATGGTTTACCTGGCGACCAGATGGAACCGTGCAGTACGCGGAAAACCCACCGAAAAAATACCAGGACGTGTTGCCGATTAATTTTGAAACAGACGACTGGGAGAATCTTTGGAAAGAATTAAAAAGCATCGTTGATTTCTGGATAGAGCAGGGTGTTAAAATTTTCAGAGTTGATAACCCACACACCAAAGCTTTTCCTTTTTGGGAATGGTTGATCCGTGAAATAAAAGAACAACATCCGGAAGTACTATTTCTTGCAGAAGCTTTCACCCGGCCCAAAGTGATGCAACTGCTTGGTAAGATTGGCTTCTCGCAATCATACACCTACTACACCTGGCGAAACACCAAACATGAAATTATTGAATACATGAATGACCTCACGCAAACCGAAATGCGTGAATATTTCCGTCCCAATTTCTGGCCCAACACGCCCGACATCAATCCTTATATGTTGCAAAGTGGTTTGGAATCACAGTTCATCACGCGTTTTTTTATGGCCGCTACGCTCAGCTCCAACTATGGTTTTTATGGACCGGTGTATGAAATGATGGTGCATGATGCTATACCCGGAAAAGAAGAATACCTCAATTCAGAAAAATATGAAGTGAAATGGTGGGACTGGGAGGCAACCAATAAATTGAAAGAGCTGATTGCTATAGTAAATGAAGCGCGATATGAAAATGAAGCATTGCAGCAAACCAACAATATTCAGTTTTGCGAAACAAGTAATGACAAGCTGATTGCATTCTTCAAACAGAATGACCATGGCACCAATTCAATGCTGATGGTGGTCAATCTTGATCCTTATTATAAACAGGGAGGAAACATTAAGGTGCCGCTTCACCGTTTTGGCAAGAGTGATTATATTGCTTACGTGGTACATGACCTCATTAATGACACATCTTACACGTGGAGCCGGGAATGGAATTACGTGGAGCTCGATCCTTATGTGATGCCGTGCCATCTTTTCAGAATTGAAGAGGTTTGA
- the sprA gene encoding cell surface protein SprA: MNLKVNSAFLVVASVVSFTIIAAVGKNGGMKWPLNSSTATSESLETNLSQLATPDVSMEATVDTPPEDNNQIDLAYPIYDRFTDWLTTPSNAFDLQDPSIVEKNIDYDPETNQYILTETIGGQFFRNPTYMSFQEYLDYQSKNSEQQYWFDRSNAASALSQKGVIPEVNVNNRIFDRIFGGTAVDIRPQGNIDLTFGGNYQNILNPILTKSQRHQGGFDFDMNIQINVIGKIGDKLKITTNYNTGAVFNFENQVKLDYTGYEDEIIKKIEAGNVSLPLKGSLITGNQSLFGLKTQLQFGRLTVTNVISQQQSQAENITVQGGAQTQVFRITADQYDENRNFLLSQYFRQHYNEALAGIPIVNSQVTINKMEVWVTNKTGATVDVRDVIAFMDLGESSPYSTSPAVGPPTNNVLPYANNLTPALNSNNLYPTISHDPSVRSLDFALQTLTGPSYNLQPIQDFEKTYARKLAPNEYTFDSRVGFLMLNQQLNPDEVLGVAFQYTVNGQVYQVGEFAADVPPNVDTPSVLFLKMLKSTSTRTKLPIWDLMMKNVYSLGAYQVNSQDFFLDVYYLDPGGGEKRYVPADNINGTPLIQVLGLDRLNNNNDPQPDGVFDFINGITINPANGKVIFPVLEPFGSDLAKKFSSAVAAQPYVYQVLYDSTKTIAYQFPEFNRYSIKGSYKSSVSSEISLGAFNVPSGSVTVTAGGQKLTENVDFTVDYNLGRVKILNQSLLNSGVPINVAFENNELFSFQTKTLFGARFDYYINDKFTLGGTFLKLWERPYTVKLNAGDDPISNAIYGIDGSYTSESAWLTKMVNAIPLINTKEVSSITLSGEGARLVPGHSNAIGDEGTVYIDDFEGTQTSYDLRFPFASWSLASTPQDPQGGLFPEGTRINDLSYGFNRAKLSWYNIDPYFWGTRAPDGIKGIGEEQNNFYSRPVESIEIFPQQDNSNEPFNQNENTFDIRFEPSKRGPYNFDTDSAGQQLTVDANGEIQLPNPEKRWGGIQRSIDQTDFEEANIEYIQFWVLDPFLNSATEGGDLYINLGNISEDVLKDSKFQYENGLSPTGDTTIENKSAWAYNPKVPPVTRAFDNDPNARQYQDVGFDGNRTIDEGRFFKSYLDALGNIYGFNSTLYEVAAADPSNDNYRYFDDPFYTDAQTGILDRYSRYNATEGNSPISSGNQAVSYAATNEPESEDLNRDNTITENEEYFQYKVHVSPQSLSLIGQNYVTDMVTYDVPTVNGYSPGQERWYQIKIPINEYNKKVGSIPDFKSIRFIRMYMTGFDTTVIMRFARMELIRNQWRKYLFSLEQPGEYLPGDNSGSTFFNLTSVSLEENSSKLPFNYVLPPGIQREQIVGQVSTTYQNEQSLSLEVCNLNNGDARAVYKNINLDLRQYFNLKMFVHAESEAGNDPLSNGDVTAFLRLGSDFTSNYYEYEVPLIISTEGDQSASNIWPDSNNFDISLDDLVKAKQARNFAGIPLTVPYVVQLGNGKQITVVGNPDLGIVATAMIGIRNPKQGLPDDNGNPVCGEFWFDELRLTGFDESGGYAAIARADIRLADFGTVTLSGSMHTIGYGQLEQKLNERFKDDYLSYDAATVLELGKFFPKNAGIRLPMYAGISKANSTPQYDPYDHDILLKEKLDLIDDPTLRTAAKKNAQTYRSIGSLNFSNVRKVSMGKNAKSKPVIYSPENWNLTYAYTRTLIHSPIISSDITRQHHGELGYAFPGKSRYITPFEKLIPSKNKYLKIVRDFNLNFLPTNLTFRTAMDRQFNETILRPIAKDEIIIPTYNKYYTWDRAEGLKFDISKGLNLDFNALANTRIDEPQGLIDTKEEKDSIFNNIKNFGRTTNYSHNGNINYTVPLSKIPFLDWTQLTGRYGTNYTWITAPLVLDSATNRIIPSSLGNTISNTQNLSFNGEMNFRNLYNKSKLLKRYDTNAAIPNRKKAPGSKTSKDKEDEEDSGDKPATDPKKSTANKTKPIGIEAYAIRIPLMLKRVTLNYTENHNTVLPGYLFKPRFIGQDFSQSAPGWGFIFGYQPDSTWLNKKADEGWISSDTTLNYMFVQNSNKNTSMKATLEPFKDLLIDLNFSRTISDNISEYFKRPTSISDFQHLSRMEFGTYTSSYIPIKTSFVPLEPNAFSETFKEFAKYRETISSRLGDANPNSIGEFSDSLPNYQKGYGPFSTDVLIPAFLAAYGAKDPNTIGLGLPLDKFPLPNWRVTYNGLTKLPWAKKIWSAVNISHAYNSTLSIATFSSSLDFVGATGDEVAFPSKIDSLSGNFISYYDIPAISITEVFSPLIGIDMTWKNSLTTKFEYKRGRNLSFSFLDYQLTESRTQEFTIGLGYKFRNATLPFKVNGKKKRLKNDITFLMNVSYGDNITLSQKLNQETPAQATAGMETLAFSPTFDYVVNNRLSVRLFFNKRYTIPKISNSYPIHYTDGGVTIRFTLGQ, encoded by the coding sequence TTGAATCTCAAAGTAAATAGTGCTTTCCTGGTTGTAGCGTCTGTTGTTTCCTTTACCATCATTGCGGCGGTTGGGAAAAATGGTGGCATGAAATGGCCGTTGAATTCATCAACTGCCACGAGTGAATCTTTAGAAACCAACCTAAGTCAGCTTGCGACTCCTGATGTTTCAATGGAAGCTACGGTTGATACGCCACCGGAAGATAACAATCAAATCGATCTTGCCTATCCGATCTATGACCGGTTTACTGACTGGCTCACTACACCCTCCAATGCTTTCGATCTTCAGGATCCATCCATCGTTGAGAAGAACATTGATTACGATCCCGAAACCAATCAATATATTTTAACGGAAACCATCGGTGGACAGTTTTTCAGGAATCCAACCTACATGTCATTTCAGGAATACCTCGATTATCAGTCAAAAAATTCCGAACAACAATATTGGTTTGACAGGAGCAATGCTGCTTCCGCGCTGTCACAAAAAGGCGTAATTCCGGAAGTGAACGTAAACAACCGGATCTTCGACCGCATATTCGGTGGCACAGCCGTAGACATTCGTCCACAGGGAAATATCGATCTCACTTTTGGCGGTAACTATCAGAATATCCTAAATCCCATTCTTACTAAAAGTCAGCGTCACCAGGGTGGTTTTGATTTCGATATGAATATTCAGATCAATGTGATTGGCAAGATTGGTGATAAATTAAAAATAACGACGAATTACAATACTGGTGCAGTTTTCAATTTTGAAAACCAGGTGAAGCTTGATTATACTGGTTACGAAGATGAAATCATTAAGAAAATTGAAGCGGGTAATGTTTCGCTTCCGCTGAAGGGCTCACTGATTACAGGCAACCAGAGCCTCTTCGGATTGAAAACGCAATTACAGTTCGGCCGGCTTACTGTTACCAATGTGATTTCGCAGCAGCAGTCTCAGGCAGAGAATATCACTGTGCAAGGCGGTGCCCAAACACAAGTATTCCGAATTACAGCTGATCAGTATGATGAAAACAGAAATTTCCTGCTCTCACAATATTTCCGTCAACATTATAATGAAGCACTTGCCGGAATACCAATCGTAAACTCCCAGGTAACCATCAATAAAATGGAAGTGTGGGTGACCAATAAAACAGGCGCCACTGTAGATGTTCGTGATGTAATTGCTTTTATGGATTTGGGCGAATCATCTCCTTATTCAACGTCGCCTGCCGTGGGTCCGCCAACTAACAATGTGTTACCATATGCGAATAACCTGACTCCTGCTTTAAATTCAAACAACCTTTATCCTACTATATCTCACGATCCTTCAGTACGTTCTCTTGATTTTGCCTTGCAGACCTTAACAGGGCCTTCCTATAACCTGCAGCCCATTCAGGATTTTGAGAAAACATACGCCCGCAAACTGGCTCCCAATGAATATACTTTTGATTCCCGTGTCGGTTTTTTGATGCTGAATCAGCAGCTCAATCCTGATGAGGTACTTGGTGTTGCTTTTCAATATACAGTAAACGGCCAGGTTTACCAGGTGGGAGAATTTGCTGCTGATGTTCCTCCCAATGTAGACACGCCTTCTGTATTATTCTTAAAAATGTTGAAGAGCACTTCTACCCGCACCAAGCTTCCAATCTGGGATCTGATGATGAAAAACGTATATTCTCTCGGAGCTTATCAGGTAAATTCACAGGATTTTTTCCTCGATGTTTACTACCTCGATCCCGGAGGAGGCGAAAAAAGATATGTGCCTGCTGATAATATTAATGGAACACCTCTGATTCAGGTGCTCGGATTGGATCGTCTTAATAATAACAACGATCCGCAACCTGATGGTGTATTCGATTTTATCAATGGCATCACCATTAATCCGGCCAATGGCAAAGTGATCTTTCCTGTGTTGGAACCCTTTGGATCAGACTTAGCCAAGAAATTTTCTTCAGCCGTTGCAGCGCAGCCCTACGTATATCAGGTGCTATATGATTCCACCAAAACCATTGCTTACCAATTTCCGGAGTTTAACCGCTATTCCATCAAAGGGTCTTACAAATCAAGTGTTTCTTCTGAAATTTCTTTGGGAGCATTCAATGTACCCAGTGGATCGGTAACTGTAACTGCGGGTGGTCAGAAGTTAACCGAAAACGTGGATTTCACGGTCGACTATAATCTTGGTCGTGTAAAAATCCTGAACCAAAGTCTGTTGAATTCCGGTGTGCCCATCAATGTAGCATTTGAAAACAATGAGTTATTCAGTTTTCAAACCAAAACCCTGTTCGGCGCACGATTCGATTATTATATCAATGATAAATTTACGCTTGGAGGTACCTTCCTGAAATTGTGGGAACGCCCTTACACGGTAAAATTAAATGCAGGCGACGATCCGATATCAAATGCCATTTATGGAATTGACGGAAGCTATACCTCTGAATCCGCCTGGCTTACGAAAATGGTAAATGCCATTCCACTCATCAATACGAAGGAAGTTTCTTCTATTACGCTTTCGGGCGAGGGAGCACGGCTTGTTCCCGGCCATTCAAATGCTATTGGTGATGAAGGAACTGTTTACATTGATGATTTTGAAGGAACACAAACTTCTTATGATTTACGTTTTCCGTTTGCCAGCTGGTCTCTCGCCAGCACACCGCAAGACCCGCAGGGAGGCCTGTTTCCGGAAGGAACCCGCATCAATGACCTTAGCTATGGCTTTAACAGGGCTAAGTTATCATGGTATAATATCGATCCCTACTTTTGGGGAACACGCGCACCAGATGGCATAAAAGGGATTGGAGAAGAACAGAATAACTTTTATTCACGCCCTGTAGAGTCCATTGAGATTTTCCCGCAACAGGACAACAGCAATGAGCCATTCAACCAGAATGAAAATACTTTTGATATACGCTTTGAACCCTCCAAGCGCGGACCTTATAACTTCGACACCGATAGTGCAGGTCAGCAGCTCACAGTTGATGCAAACGGAGAAATTCAACTTCCAAATCCTGAAAAAAGATGGGGAGGCATTCAGAGATCTATAGACCAGACTGATTTTGAAGAAGCAAATATTGAGTACATCCAGTTTTGGGTGCTCGATCCATTCTTAAATTCTGCTACAGAGGGTGGAGATCTCTACATCAACCTCGGCAATATATCGGAAGATGTGTTGAAGGATTCAAAATTTCAGTATGAAAACGGGTTATCCCCGACAGGCGATACCACAATTGAAAATAAGAGTGCCTGGGCATACAATCCAAAAGTGCCACCGGTTACAAGGGCATTTGATAACGATCCTAATGCACGACAGTATCAGGATGTTGGATTTGATGGCAACAGAACCATTGATGAGGGACGCTTTTTCAAGTCTTATCTCGATGCGCTGGGAAATATTTACGGCTTCAACTCTACCCTTTATGAAGTCGCGGCAGCAGATCCGTCAAACGATAACTATCGCTACTTCGACGATCCATTTTACACCGATGCACAAACCGGTATTCTTGACCGCTATTCAAGGTACAATGCAACAGAAGGAAATTCACCCATATCGAGTGGCAATCAGGCAGTTTCTTATGCTGCTACCAACGAACCGGAATCGGAGGATCTGAACCGTGATAATACCATCACTGAAAATGAAGAGTATTTTCAATATAAAGTGCATGTAAGCCCGCAATCACTATCGCTTATCGGACAGAATTATGTAACCGATATGGTTACCTATGATGTTCCTACAGTGAATGGCTACAGTCCGGGACAGGAAAGATGGTATCAAATTAAAATTCCGATCAACGAATACAATAAAAAAGTAGGGAGCATTCCCGATTTTAAATCCATTCGGTTCATACGCATGTATATGACAGGATTCGACACAACCGTGATCATGCGATTTGCACGGATGGAATTGATCCGTAACCAATGGCGGAAATACCTGTTTTCTCTCGAACAACCGGGCGAATATCTTCCAGGAGATAATTCAGGGAGCACTTTTTTCAACCTAACCTCCGTGAGCCTTGAAGAAAATTCCAGCAAATTGCCTTTCAACTATGTGCTGCCTCCCGGCATTCAGCGTGAACAGATTGTTGGCCAGGTAAGTACAACCTATCAGAATGAGCAATCACTGTCTTTGGAAGTGTGCAACCTTAATAATGGTGATGCACGTGCTGTTTATAAAAATATCAACCTTGATCTGCGGCAATATTTTAACCTCAAAATGTTTGTACACGCAGAATCAGAGGCAGGCAATGATCCCTTGAGTAACGGCGATGTTACCGCTTTCCTGAGATTGGGCAGCGATTTTACCAGTAACTACTATGAATATGAAGTACCGCTCATTATTTCAACGGAAGGAGATCAGTCTGCCAGCAATATATGGCCGGACTCTAATAATTTTGATATCTCTCTGGATGATCTGGTAAAGGCTAAACAAGCGCGAAATTTTGCCGGTATTCCACTCACGGTTCCTTATGTGGTGCAACTTGGAAATGGAAAACAAATAACTGTCGTGGGAAATCCTGACCTGGGTATTGTTGCTACAGCCATGATTGGAATCCGTAACCCGAAACAGGGTTTGCCTGATGATAATGGAAATCCTGTTTGTGGAGAATTCTGGTTCGATGAACTTCGCCTCACAGGTTTTGACGAATCGGGAGGTTATGCTGCCATTGCCCGCGCAGACATCCGGCTCGCTGATTTTGGAACAGTTACTTTATCAGGCTCTATGCATACGATTGGCTACGGTCAGCTCGAGCAAAAGCTCAACGAAAGATTTAAGGACGACTACTTATCGTATGATGCAGCCACTGTTTTGGAATTGGGTAAATTTTTTCCAAAAAATGCGGGCATCCGGTTGCCCATGTATGCCGGCATATCAAAAGCCAATAGCACACCACAGTACGATCCATATGATCATGATATTTTGTTGAAAGAAAAACTGGATCTCATCGATGATCCTACGCTGCGGACTGCCGCAAAAAAAAATGCACAAACGTACCGCTCAATCGGAAGTCTCAACTTCTCAAATGTCCGCAAAGTGAGCATGGGTAAAAATGCAAAAAGCAAACCCGTGATCTATTCACCTGAAAACTGGAACCTGACGTATGCTTATACGCGAACATTGATTCATAGCCCGATCATTTCGTCAGACATTACGCGGCAGCATCACGGTGAATTAGGTTATGCCTTTCCGGGAAAATCAAGATACATCACACCTTTTGAAAAGCTGATTCCTTCAAAAAATAAGTACCTTAAGATTGTCCGCGATTTCAACCTGAATTTTCTGCCCACTAATCTCACTTTCCGTACAGCAATGGACAGACAGTTTAATGAAACCATCCTGCGTCCCATTGCCAAGGATGAAATCATTATTCCGACTTACAATAAATACTACACGTGGGATCGGGCGGAAGGTTTGAAGTTCGATATTTCAAAAGGATTGAATCTTGACTTTAATGCACTGGCCAACACCCGTATTGATGAGCCGCAAGGACTGATTGATACAAAAGAAGAAAAGGATTCCATCTTCAATAACATCAAAAATTTCGGCAGAACAACGAATTACAGCCACAATGGAAATATAAATTATACTGTGCCGCTGAGCAAGATTCCTTTCCTCGACTGGACGCAATTGACGGGCCGCTATGGAACCAATTACACCTGGATCACAGCACCATTGGTGCTTGATAGCGCAACTAACAGGATCATTCCAAGTTCGTTGGGCAATACCATTTCCAATACCCAAAACCTGAGCTTTAACGGAGAAATGAATTTTAGAAATCTCTACAACAAATCAAAATTATTGAAGCGATATGATACCAACGCTGCCATCCCTAACAGGAAGAAAGCACCTGGCAGTAAAACTTCAAAAGATAAGGAGGATGAGGAAGATTCAGGCGACAAACCTGCCACCGATCCCAAAAAGTCAACGGCCAACAAAACCAAACCTATTGGAATAGAAGCTTACGCAATCAGGATTCCATTGATGCTGAAACGGGTAACACTCAATTACACGGAAAACCACAATACCGTGCTGCCCGGTTATTTATTCAAACCCAGGTTTATCGGACAGGATTTCAGTCAGAGCGCTCCCGGATGGGGATTTATTTTTGGTTATCAGCCCGATTCGACCTGGCTCAACAAAAAAGCTGATGAAGGATGGATTTCGTCTGATACTACGCTGAATTATATGTTTGTGCAGAATAGTAATAAAAATACCAGTATGAAGGCTACACTTGAGCCGTTTAAGGATTTGTTGATTGATCTCAATTTCAGCCGTACTATTTCCGATAATATTTCAGAATATTTCAAACGACCTACCTCCATTTCTGATTTTCAACACCTGAGCCGTATGGAGTTTGGAACCTATACCTCCTCTTATATTCCCATCAAAACGAGTTTTGTTCCTTTAGAACCCAACGCCTTTTCGGAAACTTTCAAAGAATTTGCAAAGTACAGGGAAACAATTTCGTCCCGGTTAGGAGATGCAAATCCAAATTCAATTGGCGAATTCAGTGATTCTTTACCAAACTATCAAAAAGGTTATGGTCCGTTTTCTACTGATGTGCTGATTCCTGCATTCCTTGCTGCTTATGGTGCCAAAGATCCTAATACGATTGGCCTGGGTTTACCATTGGATAAATTTCCATTGCCCAACTGGCGTGTTACCTATAATGGACTAACCAAACTTCCATGGGCAAAGAAGATATGGAGCGCCGTGAATATCAGTCATGCTTATAATTCCACCCTGTCCATTGCTACTTTTTCTTCCTCCCTCGATTTCGTTGGTGCTACCGGCGATGAAGTTGCATTCCCATCAAAGATTGATTCCCTGTCGGGAAATTTCATTTCCTATTACGATATTCCTGCAATCTCCATCACTGAAGTTTTTTCTCCCTTGATTGGTATTGATATGACCTGGAAAAACTCACTCACCACAAAGTTTGAATACAAGAGAGGCCGCAATCTCTCCTTCAGCTTTCTTGATTATCAGTTGACAGAGTCAAGAACTCAGGAATTCACCATAGGACTCGGATACAAATTCCGAAATGCTACATTGCCTTTCAAAGTAAATGGTAAAAAGAAGCGCTTAAAAAATGACATCACTTTCCTGATGAATGTTTCTTATGGAGATAACATCACCCTAAGTCAGAAGTTGAATCAGGAAACACCCGCACAGGCTACAGCAGGTATGGAAACACTTGCATTTTCTCCAACATTTGATTACGTGGTCAACAACAGGCTCAGTGTCCGGTTGTTCTTTAACAAGCGATACACCATTCCAAAAATCTCCAATTCCTATCCAATCCATTATACCGATGGCGGAGTTACGATCCGCTTTACCCTCGGTCAATAA
- a CDS encoding MFS transporter — protein sequence MTEKKTLSSNVLNMAVIIAALGYFVDIYDLLLFGIVRRPSLIALGFTDDKQLLDIGAYLLNWQMTGMLVGGILWGILGDKRGRLSVLFGSIILYSLANILNGTVQSLEMYALYRFLAGIGLAGELGAGITLVAEVMTKERRGYGTTIVAAFGIFGAVVGGLVAKLFDWRMAYYIGGALGIALLILRISAYESGMFHQLKRETVRRGNFLSLFTQRNRFSKYLKGIVIGLPIWFVIAVLITFGPEYAQALGIGIDAVTGKTIVTGANTIMYHYAGAASGALICGLLSQYLKSRKRALLYFLIADTICVFVYVSLKGIPVPLFYFFTFFFGIANGYWSVFMTVASEQFGTNIRATVTTTTPNFVRGAVVPMTSVFLWIKGYSGSIITAALIVGGVVLLLALVAVSKTTETYGKDLDYLEDN from the coding sequence ATGACAGAGAAAAAAACACTTTCGAGCAATGTGCTCAACATGGCTGTAATTATTGCAGCACTTGGCTACTTCGTAGATATCTATGACTTGCTTTTATTTGGAATCGTGAGAAGACCGAGCCTGATTGCACTTGGTTTTACAGATGATAAGCAGTTGCTTGATATAGGTGCCTATCTCCTTAACTGGCAAATGACCGGTATGTTGGTCGGTGGAATACTGTGGGGAATTTTGGGTGATAAACGCGGACGACTTTCTGTTCTCTTCGGATCAATCATTCTTTATTCACTCGCTAATATTCTTAATGGTACTGTGCAATCGCTGGAGATGTATGCGCTCTATCGTTTTTTGGCGGGCATAGGTTTGGCAGGTGAACTTGGTGCGGGCATTACGCTCGTGGCCGAAGTGATGACGAAAGAACGACGTGGTTATGGAACTACCATTGTGGCTGCATTTGGAATTTTTGGTGCTGTAGTAGGCGGATTAGTCGCTAAATTATTTGATTGGAGAATGGCCTATTACATTGGTGGCGCACTTGGAATTGCTTTATTGATTTTAAGAATCAGCGCGTATGAATCAGGAATGTTTCATCAATTGAAAAGAGAAACAGTGCGGCGCGGAAATTTCCTGAGTCTGTTTACACAACGCAATAGATTTTCAAAATACCTGAAAGGAATTGTGATTGGATTGCCTATTTGGTTTGTAATAGCGGTACTCATAACCTTCGGCCCTGAATATGCGCAGGCACTTGGTATCGGCATCGACGCTGTTACAGGCAAAACAATCGTAACAGGCGCCAATACCATTATGTACCATTATGCCGGCGCTGCGTCCGGCGCGTTGATCTGTGGATTGCTGAGTCAATACCTGAAAAGCCGCAAACGTGCCTTATTGTATTTTTTGATCGCAGATACCATTTGCGTATTTGTATATGTTTCTTTGAAAGGAATTCCTGTGCCTTTGTTTTACTTTTTTACATTCTTCTTCGGTATTGCCAATGGATACTGGTCTGTTTTTATGACAGTGGCTTCAGAGCAATTCGGTACCAATATCAGAGCTACTGTAACTACCACTACGCCTAATTTTGTTCGTGGCGCGGTGGTTCCAATGACCTCTGTTTTTCTTTGGATCAAAGGTTATTCAGGCAGTATTATTACTGCAGCATTAATAGTTGGAGGAGTGGTGTTGCTGCTTGCATTAGTTGCCGTATCGAAAACAACAGAAACCTATGGCAAAGACCTCGATTATCTTGAAGACAATTGA
- the ruvA gene encoding Holliday junction branch migration protein RuvA, translating to MIAYLQGNITVKTPTHVVIESGGLGYFVNISLNTYARIQNKSFCKLHTYLHLGGSVQSPITVSLYGFFEESERHIFTELLGISGVGASTVRMILSAMSPEEIQRAIVTDNVKLLESIKGIGPKTAKRIILELKDKLGKNFTATSAIVPGGNNVKEETLAALVMLGFSRMQAEQAVQKVMSGSNEERSTEELIKLTLKAI from the coding sequence ATGATAGCTTATTTACAAGGAAATATAACTGTAAAAACGCCGACGCATGTAGTGATTGAATCCGGTGGACTGGGTTATTTTGTAAATATTTCATTGAACACCTATGCCAGGATTCAGAACAAATCATTTTGTAAACTCCATACCTATTTGCATCTTGGCGGCAGTGTGCAAAGTCCCATTACAGTATCTCTGTATGGTTTTTTTGAGGAATCAGAACGACATATTTTTACTGAGTTGCTCGGCATTTCGGGTGTAGGTGCATCCACTGTTCGCATGATCCTATCAGCCATGTCACCTGAGGAAATTCAACGGGCAATCGTAACCGATAATGTGAAATTGCTGGAGAGCATCAAAGGCATTGGTCCGAAAACAGCCAAGAGGATTATACTTGAGCTGAAAGACAAACTGGGAAAGAATTTTACAGCAACTTCAGCTATCGTTCCCGGAGGTAATAATGTAAAAGAGGAAACGTTAGCTGCGCTCGTAATGCTCGGGTTTTCAAGGATGCAGGCAGAACAAGCGGTGCAAAAAGTAATGTCCGGCAGCAACGAGGAGCGGAGTACCGAGGAGTTGATAAAACTAACATTAAAGGCGATCTGA